TTTAGAGAAAGTTCTAATAATTATCCCGTTACAGGATGTTACTGGTTCTTCAATTATAAGGGCGTTGAAAACTTCTGTTCAAAATCTTGGGCTGCCTTTACTGCCACATATATATGTGAAGGCTGGCACAACTCTTTTGGTAAGAGAAATTGGATAGTACATCAGTTTGAAATGTATCAGTCACTGTTGCATGTACCACATTCTTGAGGTTCACGTTTGCATTTTGTAGAATGTTATAGAAGGAAGTCCTTCTAGGTTTCCTATATCATCTCAAGAATTGTTTGGAGTGCTTGATGATGCAAGCGAGGAGACATTTTTATGTGCTGGCAGTACCTTGTCAATGCAAAAGTACATCTTCAGTGGAGATGCTGGGAAGATTGCTCTCGAGACAAAAAACTCAGTTGCTTTTGCTAGTTTTATGCTTGAACAGAAATTGGTATATACCTAGTTTTTCTCTCATTGTTAAGTGTTGACATTTTCTTTAAAAGCTTGCTTCTTACCTTATGAAGAATTGGTTGCTAGGTGAAATCGTGGTATGCTGATAAAGATATTGAAGCTTTAAAATGCCAACGTGTGCTtatggaggaagaagaagttgCTAAGAAAAGGTATCTTCAGATTATGTGCTTATGTTAGTAAAGGAACCGTATCTCCCCATGTATCCAACTTATCTCTACAATTGGATTTTATTCTCTTTAGCTATCATGATTTCTACATGTTCAACGTGGTATTATCTTATAAGAGGATATAAACCATTTACTTTTAAAAGCTCAACTTAAGGATTGTTTCATTTCTTAGTTAAGGATCTGAATTATTCAATCCCCAGAATAGACAAATTTTTATCTGAAATTATGATTAAGTTTGAACTTTATGACAACAGAATAATAAATATGGAGTACAAGTATGATAAATGCTACTGCATATTTTGAACTTAACAAAGAGCCAATGAACCTTCATTAGACATGGTTGTAAATGGTCACATAGGAACCACACATCTTTGTCTGGATCCAATCATCTTACTGATATAGTTGTAAAATTATGTTTCAGTAAGGAGTGGATCCTCAGTGAAAAAATGTAACTCATAGATTGTGAAATGGGACTGATTTCTCAGTAATTTAGTATACAAGTTCATGTTTAACAACTTTTACTTGGTCAGCTTGGTTGGATTATGCAAGTCCATTATTTTTGGGTAACCTCTGACAGATATAGAGTATTGTTGGTTTTGTATACCATGCTGATAAAAATATCCTTTTGTTATCTTTTACAAATGTGAAAACACCAGTTTTATTTGCTAGCATATTCATTATAATTAATGCTCAACTAACTCTGATGGAGTAACGTTTAGGCAAGCTGAGCTCCAGGAAAGAAAAAGGTTGAAGAAAttgaggaaaaaagaaaaaagggtgaATATATCGACTGGTGTTGCCAATGCAAAAAACGAGAAATGTTTGTTTGATACTGTTGAGGCAACATGTAGTTCCATAGAAACACTAAATGAAATGCTTGCATGTGAGTTTTGCCAGAACACTTCTAAAGAACCAGTTTGTCAGGAGACACAATGTGGAGAGGCAACCAGACTGGTTGAACCACAATTGGATTGGAACCGGAGACAGCATTCTCACCCTGACAATGCTGATCAGACTGTAGACCAGAAAATAAAAGCCAAGGCTAGTGAATGTCAAATAACTACCACTAGTGGGCAAGTCCCCATGTCAGCACAAATTTCTCCAAATGGTCATGTTCTGGGAGAAGTTCCATCTGCAAAATCTTCAGTAACATCAACTAATGACCTTATGATTTTGACAAGTAAAACAGTGCCAgatagagaagatgcaaatgaaaGAAACACTGATCCAAAAGCTCGATATTCATACAACGAACATGAAGTGCTGATAGGCTCTATCAGTGTCACACTTAGAAAGGGTTATGATGATAGCAGGGAAGCTTCAGCTTTGGTACAGAAACATTTCAAAAAGCTAGCGAAGAATGATTTACATCCCAGTAGTGCCATTCGGACGACAATTGAACTGCACAGACCAGTGTGCCATGACATTGCAGATTCTACCACGGAAAAGATTGCAACCGAAGGCAATCAATTTCATTCTGATGCTTTCAATCAAATTTCTGTTGAAGATATTTATTTGTCCTCTGTTGCAATGGTTGACAGTGGCACTGACAAATGCTGGAATTCTTTCACTGACCTGGGTGATGCAGGATTGTCCTTGCCGAGAATGTTTTCAAGCCAGATCGCAAGGGCCTTCCTAGCAGAGAGTAAGTCCTTTGCTTCTGTATATCaatttaattaatatttgatCCCTCACATCCCAGTTTGCAGTTTTTCCACCATGTTAAGGACTCATAAACCTGAAAGCCTTTGGGTTATCTTAAAAAAAGCTTTGCCTAACTTGCATTATACCAAATATTCATAGAAAACACAAAGTTTGCATTTTATAAGCCTGATTTTAGCCTGTTCCTAGGAAGTTTCAAATTGGTAAAAATCATTGGACATATACAGGAATGAGGTTTTGACTTTGGTCAGTTGAACTGGCCCATTCTTGTAAGTTCTTTAAGAAttgatacatacacatatatacatacatatatgtaatcCCTAAGACCTGATAACAAGTAAATCATGCAGGATGGAAGGAGTCTATGATAGCTGATCACGTGACACTAACTTTACCCAGTGATTTGGAGGCCACTAGGCAGTCATCAGAGTTTGAGGTACAAGATCGGCGACTTTGATTTCCGAGGTCAGGTCATCCTCGATGCTTCAGCACATAAAAACAAAATTAGCTGCGGACATAACAAGAAGTCTAGGCCTGGTTTATCTCAGTGCTTCAGTGGGGAAGCAAGGGGTTAGATAAATAGACTTTTGCGATGATTTATACTTTTAGCATCCCCAAATTTTAGAAGGCTTCCCAATTTTAAGAGAGGTCTGTGTTTAAAcagttccttttttttcttctcctaaATATTA
The DNA window shown above is from Musa acuminata AAA Group cultivar baxijiao chromosome BXJ2-4, Cavendish_Baxijiao_AAA, whole genome shotgun sequence and carries:
- the LOC135610398 gene encoding uncharacterized protein LOC135610398 isoform X1, giving the protein MSTSQQIQALKIPEAVVALAQAAGKVSGETEKSDLPGWSLFPCTVQMLKCEKCSREFCSTINYRRHIRVHRRSLNIDKDSTKNRMLLGVFWDKLPLEEAKEISSFKNVDIEDVTGSSIIRALKTSVQNLGLPLLPHIYVKAGTTLLNVIEGSPSRFPISSQELFGVLDDASEETFLCAGSTLSMQKYIFSGDAGKIALETKNSVAFASFMLEQKLVKSWYADKDIEALKCQRVLMEEEEVAKKRQAELQERKRLKKLRKKEKRVNISTGVANAKNEKCLFDTVEATCSSIETLNEMLACEFCQNTSKEPVCQETQCGEATRLVEPQLDWNRRQHSHPDNADQTVDQKIKAKASECQITTTSGQVPMSAQISPNGHVLGEVPSAKSSVTSTNDLMILTSKTVPDREDANERNTDPKARYSYNEHEVLIGSISVTLRKGYDDSREASALVQKHFKKLAKNDLHPSSAIRTTIELHRPVCHDIADSTTEKIATEGNQFHSDAFNQISVEDIYLSSVAMVDSGTDKCWNSFTDLGDAGLSLPRMFSSQIARAFLAERWKESMIADHVTLTLPSDLEATRQSSEFEVQDRRL
- the LOC135610398 gene encoding uncharacterized protein LOC135610398 isoform X3: MSTSQQIQALKIPEAVVALAQAAGKVSGETEKSDLPGWSLFPCTVQMLKCEKCSREFCSTINYRRHIRVHRRSLNIDKDSTKNRMLLGVFWDKLPLEEAKEISSFKNVDIEDVTGSSIIRALKTSVQNLGLPLLPHIYVKAGTTLLNVIEGSPSRFPISSQELFGVLDDASEETFLCAGSTLSMQKYIFSGDAGKIALETKNSVAFASFMLEQKLVKSWYADKDIEALKCQRVLMEEEEVAKKRQAELQERKRLKKLRKKEKRVNISTGVANAKNEKCLFDTVEATCSSIETLNEMLACEFCQNTSKEPVCQETQCGEATRLVEPQLDWNRRQHSHPDNADQTVDQKIKAKASECQITTTSGQVPMSAQISPNGHVLGEVPSAKSSVTSTNDLMILTSKTVPDREDANERNTDPKARYSYNEHEVLIGSISVTLRKGYDDSREASALVQKHFKKLAKNDLHPSSAIRTTIELHRPVCHDIADSTTEKIATEGLSLPRMFSSQIARAFLAERWKESMIADHVTLTLPSDLEATRQSSEFEVQDRRL
- the LOC135610398 gene encoding uncharacterized protein LOC135610398 isoform X2, translating into MSTSQQIQALKIPEAVVALAQAAGKVSGETEKYLPGWSLFPCTVQMLKCEKCSREFCSTINYRRHIRVHRRSLNIDKDSTKNRMLLGVFWDKLPLEEAKEISSFKNVDIEDVTGSSIIRALKTSVQNLGLPLLPHIYVKAGTTLLNVIEGSPSRFPISSQELFGVLDDASEETFLCAGSTLSMQKYIFSGDAGKIALETKNSVAFASFMLEQKLVKSWYADKDIEALKCQRVLMEEEEVAKKRQAELQERKRLKKLRKKEKRVNISTGVANAKNEKCLFDTVEATCSSIETLNEMLACEFCQNTSKEPVCQETQCGEATRLVEPQLDWNRRQHSHPDNADQTVDQKIKAKASECQITTTSGQVPMSAQISPNGHVLGEVPSAKSSVTSTNDLMILTSKTVPDREDANERNTDPKARYSYNEHEVLIGSISVTLRKGYDDSREASALVQKHFKKLAKNDLHPSSAIRTTIELHRPVCHDIADSTTEKIATEGNQFHSDAFNQISVEDIYLSSVAMVDSGTDKCWNSFTDLGDAGLSLPRMFSSQIARAFLAERWKESMIADHVTLTLPSDLEATRQSSEFEVQDRRL
- the LOC135610398 gene encoding uncharacterized protein LOC135610398 isoform X4, which produces MSTSQQIQALKIPEAVVALAQAAGKVSGETEKSDLPGWSLFPCTVQMLKCEKCSREFCSTINYRRHIRVHRRSLNIDKDSTKNRMLLGVFWDKLPLEEAKEISSFKNVDIEDVTGSSIIRALKTSVQNLGLPLLPHIYVKAGTTLLNVIEGSPSRFPISSQELFGVLDDASEETFLCAGSTLSMQKYIFSGDAGKIALETKNSVAFASFMLEQKLVKSWYADKDIEALKCQRVLMEEEEVAKKRQAELQERKRLKKLRKKEKRVNISTGVANAKNEKCLFDTVEATCSSIETLNEMLACEFCQNTSKEPVCQETQCGEATRLVEPQLDWNRRQHSHPDNADQTVDQKIKAKASECQITTTSGQVPMSAQISPNGHVLGEVPSAKSSVTSTNDLMILTSKTVPDREDANERNTDPKARYSYNEHEVLIGSISVTLRKGYDDSREASALVQKHFKKLAKNDLHPSSAIRTTIELHRPVCHDIADSTTEKIATEVALTNAGILSLTWVMQDCPCRECFQARSQGPS